One region of Brassica napus cultivar Da-Ae chromosome A10, Da-Ae, whole genome shotgun sequence genomic DNA includes:
- the LOC125575535 gene encoding uncharacterized protein LOC125575535, with amino-acid sequence MAPYKCFGRYDRSSGRGYFSGSGSRPPYVLEPRHPENLGMMGGFDQSGSGSGQGSQPDGYVRKRFSNGGYRGGRFRRSSNVGDRLLRGRHGDNNQFYGRIHNWMSGNRRGRGNSPVFRRSRSRSPVPWNGGDRLSHPHDGFRAEERMMESVRFPFQERFLEDQEIGFMSPPRNRMPLLGFDERRSHDSGTNHNSFRGRRFGLGQRHDARRSLRRLNSGNSNNFIPSRRQRRFDDVEDNTGGNKFEMRQQQTRRADVTEDGGDDVAGSGFAKESRGCNQKQQRQREQRG; translated from the coding sequence ATGGCTCCATATAAGTGTTTTGGGAGATATGACAGGAGTTCTGGTAGAGGATACTTTAGTGGTTCGGGTTCCAGACCTCCCTATGTTCTCGAGCCTCGACACCCTGAAAATCTAGGTATGATGGGCGGCTTTGATCAATCAGGATCAGGGTCCGGACAAGGATCACAACCCGATGGTTATGTACGTAAACGTTTCTCAAATGGGGGATACCGCGGTGGTCGGTTCAGAAGGTCTTCAAATGTAGGGGATCGTTTATTGAGAGGCAGGCACGGTGATAATAACCAGTTTTATGGTCGGATCCACAACTGGATGAGTGGTAATAGGAGAGGAAGAGGTAACTCTCCTGTCTTTAGGAGATCTAGAAGTCGTTCTCCAGTCCCGTGGAATGGTGGAGATAGATTATCTCATCCTCATGATGGGTTTAGAGCCGAGGAGAGGATGATGGAGAGCGTGAGGTTTCCTTTCCAGGAACGGTTTCTTGAAGATCAAGAAATAGGTTTCATGTCACCTCCAAGAAATAGAATGCCGCTGCTGGGATTCGATGAAAGGAGGAGCCATGATTCTGGAACGAATCATAATAGCTTCAGGGGAAGGAGATTTGGGCTAGGCCAAAGACATGATGCTAGAAGATCTTTGAGAAGACTGAATTCTGGTAACAGCAACAATTTTATACCTTCCAGACGCCAAAGAAGATTTGATGATGTGGAAGATAACACTGGCGGAAACAAGTTTGAGATGAGGCAGCAGCAAACTAGGCGGGCTGACGTCACGGAAGATGGCGGTGATGATGTCGCCGGTTCAGGTTTCGCAAAAGAGAGTCGTGGGTGTAACCAAAAACAACAACGGCAACGAGAACAAAGAGggtaa
- the LOC106403368 gene encoding uncharacterized protein LOC106403368: MKKRGMMVASPSPRKSCGRRGISEHRPEINHVWKLNPKNDSSGPDFSGIALLADAVCNLRNDLAPAVDRLLSEEPVVQQQDGSTILPHAVGSTYQVGRGKKDNVAPEKSSLDLAEKGIASVGGMIIATKGASESENFAPDSGVVIKPDKSLVSEPTEKKNLRLHWDLNVSMDAWGPPCDVENDASEKDVKGAITNPMPPRVSQPIDGFVVSAGQEKFSSACGPMAEAAARNGNKFKSGYNSPLEDGELREPYRRGENKVEDEGFYSMAENNDNKMNDSGKGILAETKLGPLERKSYDELRIGEAHNRRDVEKNDVARMNDLHLKKRSFSSSRRFVLRPSKELPSHDAITRTRQVFSFHASSLGNFTF, translated from the coding sequence ATGAAGAAGCGGGGAATGATGGTTGCCTCCCCGTCACCAAGAAAGTCATGTGGTCGACGTGGAATCTCAGAACATAGGCCGGAGATCAACCATGTTTGGAAGTTAAACCCAAAGAATGATAGCAGTGGTCCTGATTTTTCTGGTATTGCGTTACTTGCGGATGCTGTGTGTAATTTGAGAAATGATCTTGCACCAGCTGTTGACCGTCTGCTTTCTGAAGAACCTGTTGTTCAGCAGCAAGATGGCTCGACCATATTGCCCCATGCGGTTGGTTCCACATATCAGGTGGGGCGAGGCAAAAAGGACAATGTAGCTCCTGAAAAATCTTCGCTTGATTTGGCTGAGAAGGGCATAGCGAGCGTAGGAGGGATGATAATAGCTACTAAGGGAGCAAGTGAAAGTGAAAATTTTGCACCTGATAGTGGAGTTGTCATAAAGCCAGATAAATCATTGGTCAGTGAACCCACTGAGAAAAAGAATTTAAGGTTACACTGGGACTTAAATGTTTCTATGGATGCTTGGGGTCCACCTTGTGATGTAGAAAATGATGCCTCTGAAAAAGATGTGAAGGGAGCAATCACAAATCCAATGCCTCCTAGAGTGAGCCAACCTATTGATGGGTTTGTTGTATCAGCTGGGCAAGAAAAGTTTTCATCAGCATGTGGTCCTATGGCTGAAGCAGCTGCTAGAAATGGAAATAAGTTCAAATCTGGTTATAATTCCCCGCTTGAGGATGGAGAATTAAGGGAGCCATACCGTAGGGGGGAAAATAAGGTTGAAGATGAAGGATTCTACTCTATGGCTGAAAATAATGACAACAAGATGAATGATTCTGGTAAGGGAATCTTGGCAGAGACTAAGCTGGGTCCATTAGAGCGTAAATCTTATGATGAATTGAGAATTGGAGAGGCTCATAACAGAAGGGACGTAGAGAAGAATGATGTGGCTCGCATGAATGATTTGCATCTTAAGAAGCggtctttttcttcttcaaggAGGTTTGTGTTGAGACCATCTAAGGAGTTGCCTTCGCATGATGCCATCACAAGGACAAGGcaagttttttcttttcatgCCTCATCTTTaggtaattttactttttaa